A single Oryza brachyantha chromosome 8, ObraRS2, whole genome shotgun sequence DNA region contains:
- the LOC102716896 gene encoding uncharacterized protein LOC102716896, with product MFSPSLVLTTCSRALLLPLPRAPRPTTAAATARVAGGAPLLHLSSAAPAPCPGTGRARRGWICRDSSLRGPPGVDPVADEEEKNKSKAEAVAAAAAARVASSGSGGGGGSISDWTTSVLLFGIWAGLMYYVLQLAPNQTPYRDTYFLQKLSNLKGDDGFRMNEVLVSLWYIMGLWPLVYSMLLLPTGRSSKSKIPVWPFLVLSCIGGAYALIPYFVLWKPPPPSIDEDEIGQWPLKFLESKLTAGVTFVVGLGLFIFAAKAGGEDWHEFTRYFRESKLIHVTGLDFCLLSAFSPFWVYNDITARRWKNGSWFLPVALIPFVGPSLYLLLRPSLSSLLAAAGPSDDEPKK from the exons atgtTCTCCCCCTCCCTCGTGCTCACCACCTGcagccgcgccctcctcctccctctccccagAGCGCCAcgccccaccaccgccgctgcgACTGCGAgagtcgccggcggcgctcctctcctccacctcagctccgccgctcccgctccctGCCCGGGAACGGGGAGAGCGCGGCGGGGCTGGATATGCCGGGACTCCTCCCTCCGGGGCCCACCGGGGGTGGACCCCGTCGCGGACGAGGAAGAGAAGAATAAGAGCAAggccgaggcggtggcggccgcagcggcggctcgggttGCAAgtagcggcagcggcggcggcggggggagtATTAGTGACTGGACGACTTCGGTGCTTCTCTTCGGAATCTGGGCGGGGCTCATGTACTACGTCCTCCAGCTCGCACCCAACCAGACGCCG TACAGAGACACATACTTCTTGCAAAAGCTTTCTAATCTGAAAGGTGATGATGGTTTTCGAATGAACGAAGTTCTTGTTTCTCTATGGTATATAATGGGCCTCTGGCCACTAGTGTACAGCATGTTGCTTCTTCCTACTGGCAGAAG TTCAAAAAGCAAGATTCCTGTCTGGCCATTCCTGGTACTTTCATGCATAGGGGGAGCATATGCTCTGATCCCTTACTTTGTTCTATGGAAGCCTCCTCCACCTTCCATTGACGAGGATGAAATTGGACAATGGCCACTAAAATTTCTTGAATCAAAATTAACTGCAGGA GTAACTTTTGTTGTGGGCCTTGGACTGTTTATCTTTGCAGCCAAAGCTGGTGGTGAAGATTGGCATGAATTTACTCGATACTTTAGAGAAAGCAAATta ATACATGTCACGGGCCTTGATTTTTGTTTGCTCTCAGCCTTTTCACCATTTTGGGTCTACAATGACATCACAGCAAGGAGATG GAAAAATGGCTCTTGGTTTTTGCCCGTAGCACTCATCCCTTTTGTCGGACCTTCATTGTATCTTTTGCTGCGACCATCACTCTCTTCTCTGCTGGCGGCAGCAGGTCCATCAGATGATGAACCGAAGAAATAA
- the LOC102717460 gene encoding flavin-containing monooxygenase FMO GS-OX-like 8, whose translation MVCNSKLPVQWKKVCVVGAGMAGLAAARELRREGHAVRVLEQGGDVGGQWRYDPRTDGDDPLGAAPVRVHGSMYASLRLISPREAMGFTDFPFVPSSGGGRDPRRFPGHREVFHYLRDFCDAFGLMDAVRLNTRVLRVAVAPRRQGPAGGEPKWVVRSVRVGERDDTDVQEEVFDAVVVANGDYSQPSLPTIKGMEVWRRRQLHSHSYRLPEPFRGDVVVMVGCSDSGQDIALDLIGVSREVHLTAKSTEEATTPAMSKLLSKYANLHLHPQIEHLGEDGTVVFVDGSCVVADTVMYCTGYVYSFPFLETDGKVTVRDNRVGSLSFVGVPRKVPAPWFFEAQGKLVAQVLSGKRSLPPEEEMMRSVEEHYRAREAAGVPVKYTHELGSIEPLKYIEFGKKYCDFPRYEDWRREFVLSTIRNRDEDLETFRDQALDPSPLHATGAAMASLALN comes from the exons ATGGTGTGCAACAGCAAGCTACCGGTGCAGTGGAAGAAGGTCTGCGTCGTCGGGGCGGGCATGGCCggcctggcggcggcgcgggagctgcGCCGGGAAGGGCACGCCGTGAGGGTGCTGGAGCAGGGCGGCGACGTGGGCGGGCAGTGGCGGTACGACCCGcgcaccgacggcgacgatccgctcggcgcggcgccggtgcgCGTGCACGGCAGCATGTACGCGTCGCTCCGCCTCATCAGCCCCCGCGAGGCCATGGGCTTCACCGACTTCCCCTTCGTGCCCAGCtcaggcggcggccgcgaccCCCGCCGCTTCCCCGGCCACCGCGAGGTGTTCCACTACCTCAGGGACTTCTGCGACGCGTTCGGCCTCATGGACGCCGTCCGGCTCAACACCAGGgtcctccgcgtcgccgtggCGCCCCGTCGTCAAggccccgccggcggcgagccgaaATGGGTGGTCAGGTCCGTACGCGTCGGCGAGCGCGATGACACCGATGTTCAAGAAGAGGTgttcgacgccgtcgtcgtcgctaaCGGAGACTACTCGCAGCCCAGCCTTCCAACCATCAAAG GAATGGAGGTGTGGAGGCGACGGCAACTGCACAGCCACTCGTACCGGCTGCCTGAGCCGTTCCGCGGCGAT GTGGTGGTCATGGTGGGCTGCAGCGACAGCGGCCAGGACATCGCGCTGGACCTCATCGGCGTCTCCAGGGAGGTACACCTCACGGCCAAGTCCACGGAGGAGGccacgacgccggcgatgTCCAAGCTGCTCTCCAAGTACGCCAACCTTCACCTGCACCCGCAGATCGAACACCTGGGCGAGGATGGGACGGTGGTGTTCGTCGACGGCTcgtgcgtcgtcgccgacacgGTCATGTACTGCACCGGGTACGTCTACTCGTTCCCGTTCCTGGAGACGGACGGGAAGGTCACCGTGCGCGACAACCGCGTGGGGTCGCTGTCGTTCGTCGGCGTTCCCAGGAAGGTGCCGGCGCCGTGGTTCTTCGAGGCGCAGGGGAAGTTGGTCGCGCAGGTGCTGTCCGGGAAGAggtcgctgccgccggaggaggagatgatgCGTTCCGTGGAGGAGCACTACCGCGCCAGGGAGGCCGCCGGCGTGCCGGTGAAGTACACGCACGAGCTCGGCAGCATCGAACCGCTG AAGTATATCGAGTTCGGGAAGAAGTATTGCGACTTCCCGCGCTACGAGGATTGGAGGAGGGAGTTCGTCCTGTCTACCATCAGGAACAGGGACGAAGACCTGGAGACCTTCCGCGATCAAGCCTTGGATCCTTCGCCTCTGCACGCCACAGGAGCAGCCATGGCCTCTCTAGCTCTCAACTGA
- the LOC102717180 gene encoding cellulose synthase-like protein D3 — protein sequence MSNAPGKKGFRGGGAGGPGPSAAAGARGTAGQAVKFARRTSSGRYLSLSREDIDPDGELAADYTNYTVQIPPTPDNQPMMDGAEPASVAMKAEEQYVSNSLFTGGFNSVTRAHLMDKVIESEVTHPQMAGAKGARCGMPACDGKVMRNERGEDIDPCECHFKICRDCYLDAQKDGCICPGCKEHYKIGEYADDDPQDGGGGKLHLPAPGGGLNTNKSLLARNQNGEFDHNRWLFESSGTYGYGNAFWPKGGMYDDDLDDDDDRPGGGGGDGGVLPEQKPFKPLTRKIPMPTSVISPYRIFIVIRMFVLLFYLTWRIRNPNMEALWLWGMSIVCELWFAFSWLLDMLPKVNPVNRSTDLAVLKEKFETPSASNPHGRSDLPGLDVFVSTADPEKEPVLTTANTILSILAVDYPVEKLACYVSDDGGALLTFEAMAEAASFANIWVPFCKKHDIEPRNPDSYFSIKGDPTKGKRRSDFVKDRRKVKREYDEFKVRINGLPDSIRRRSDAFNAREDMKMLKHLRETGGDPSEQPKVKKATWMADGTHWPGTWAAPAPDHGKGNHAGILQVMLRPPSPDPLYGMHEEEEEAGQPAMLDFSDVDIRLPMLVYMSREKRPGYDHNKKAGAMNALVRCSAVMSNAPFMLNFDCDHYINNAQAVREAMCFFMDRGGEHIAYIQFPQRFEGIDPSDRYANNNTVFFDGNMRALDGLQGPMYVGTGCMFRRFAVYGFDPPRTAEYTGWLFTKKKVTLFSGDPESDTQQLKAEDFDAELSSHLVPRRFGNSSPFMASIPVAEFQARPLADHPAVLHGRPPGALTVPRPPLDPPTVAEAVSVISCWYEDKTEWGDRVGWIYGSVTEDVVTGYRMHNRGWRSVYCITKRDAFLGTAPINLTDRLHQVLRWATGSVEIFFSRNNAFLASRKLMFLQRVSYLNVGIYPFTSIFLLVYCFIPALSLFSGFFIVQKLDVAFLCYLLTMTITLVALGILEVKWSGIELEDWWRNEQFWLISGTSAHLYAVVQGLLKVMAGIEISFTLTAKAAADDNEDIYADLYIVKWSSLLIPPITIGMVNIIAIAFAFARTIYSDNPRWGKFIGGGFFSFWVLAHLYPFAKGLMGRRGKTPTIVFVWSGLLSITVSLLWVAISPPDANATGGARGGGFQFP from the exons atgtCGAACGCGCCGGGGAAGAAGGGGTtcaggggcggcggcgccggcggccctGGGCCGTctgcggcggccggggcgCGGGGGACGGCGGGGCAGGCGGTGAAGTTCGCGCGGCGGACGTCGAGCGGGCGGTACTTGAGCCTGTCGCGGGAGGACATCGACCCTGACGGCGAGCTGGCGGCGGACTACACCAACTACACGGTGCAGATCCCGCCGACGCCGGACAACCAGCCGATGATGGACGGCGCGGAGCCGGCGTCGGTGGCGATGAAGGCCGAGGAGCAGTACGTGTCCAACTCGCTCTTCACCGGCGGCTTCAACAGCGTCACCCGCGCGCACCTCATGGACAAGGTGATCGAGTCGGAGGTGACCCACCCGCAGATGGCCGGCGCCAAGGGCGCCCGCTGCGGCATGCCCGCCTGCGACGGCAAGGTCATGCGCaacgagcgcggcgaggacaTCGACCCCTGCGAGTGCCACTTCAAGATCTGCCGCGACTGCTACCTCGACGCCCAGAAGGACGGCTGCATCTGCCCGGGCTGCAAGGAGCACTACAAGATCGGCGAGtacgccgacgacgacccgcaggacggcggcggcggtaagCTCCACCTGCcggcgcccggcggcggcctcaACACCAACAAGTCGCTGCTGGCGCGCAACCAGAACGGCGAGTTCGACCACAACCGGTGGCTCTTCGAGAGCTCCGGCACCTACGGCTACGGCAACGCGTTCTGGCCCAAGGGCGGCATGTACGACGACGacctggacgacgacgacgacaggccgggcggcggcggcggcgacggcggcgtgctcCCGGAGCAGAAGCCGTTCAAGCCGCTGACGCGCAAGATCCCGATGCCGACGTCGGTGATCAGCCCGTACCGGATCTTCATCGTGATCCGGATGTTCGTGCTCCTCTTCTACCTCACGTGGCGCATCCGCAACCCGAACATGGAGGCGCTGTGGCTGTGGGGCATGTCCATCGTCTGCGAGCTCTGGTTCGCCTTCTCCTGGCTGCTCGACATGCTCCCCAAGGTGAACCCGGTGAACCGGAGCACCGACCTGGCGGTGCTCAAGGAGAAGTTCGagacgccgtcggcgtcgaACCCGCACGGGCGGTCGGACCTGCCAGGGCTGGACGTGTTCGTCTCCACGGCCGACCCGGAGAAGGAGCCCGTGCTGACGACGGCCAACACCATCCTGTCCATCCTCGCAGTGGACTACCCCGTGGAGAAGCTCGCCTGCTACGtgtccgacgacggcggcgcgctgcTGACGTTCGAGGccatggcggaggcggcgagcttcgCCAACATCTGGGTGCCCTTCTGCAAGAAGCACGACATCGAGCCGCGCAACCCGGACAGCTACTTCAGCATCAAGGGCGACCCGACGAAGGGGAAGCGGCGGTCGGACTTCGTGAAAGACCGCCGCAAGGTGAAGCGCGAGTACGACGAGTTCAAGGTGCGCATCAATGGCCTCCCGGACTCGATCCGGCGGCGGTCCGACGCGTTCAACGCGCGGGAGGACATGAAGATGCTGAAGCACCTCCGCGAGACGGGCGGCGACCCGTCGGAGCAGCCCAAGGTGAAGAAGGCGACGTGGATGGCGGACGGGACGCACTGGCCGGGCacgtgggcggcgccggcgccggaccACGGCAAGGGCAACCACGCCGGCATCCTGCAGGTGATgctgcggccgccgtcgccggacccGCTGTACGGGAtgcacgaggaggaggaggaggccgggcAGCCGGCGATGCTGGACTTCAGCGACGTGGACATCCGGCTGCCGATGCTGGTGTACATGTCGAGGGAGAAGCGGCCCGGGTACGACCACAACAAGAAGGCCGGCGCCATGAACGCGCTGGTGCGGTGCTCCGCCGTGATGAGCAACGCGCCCTTCATGCTCAACTTCGACTGCGACCACTACATCAACAACGCGCAGGCGGTGCGGGAGGCGATGTGCTTCTTCATggaccgcggcggcgagcacatCGCCTACATCCAGTTCCCGCAGCGCTTCGAGGGCATCGACCCCTCCGACCGCTACGCCAACAACAACACCGTCTTCTTCGACGGCAACATGCGCGCGCTCGACGGCCTCCAGGGCCCCATGTACGTCGGCACCGGCTGCATGTTCCGCCGCTTCGCCGTCTACGGCTTCGACCCGCCGCGCACCGCCGAGTACACCGGCTGGCTCTTCACCAAGAAGAAGGTCACGCTCTTCTCCGGCGACCCGGAGTCCGACACCCAGCAGCTCAAGGCCGAGGACTTCGACGCCGAGCTCTCCTCGCACCTCGTGCCGCGCCGCTTCGGCAACTCCTCGCCCTTCATGGCGTCCATCCCCGTCGCCGAGTTCCAGGCGCGGCCGCTCGCCGACCACCCGGCCGTCCTCCACGGCCGGCCCCCCGGGGCGCTCACcgtgccgcggccgccgctggACCCGCCCACCGTCGCCGAGGCCGTGTCGGTGATCTCCTGCTGGTACGAGGACAAGACGGAGTGGGGGGACCGGGTGGGCTGGATCTACGGCTCCGTCACCGAGGACGTGGTCACCGGCTACCGGATGCACAACCGCGGGTGGCGCTCCGTCTACTGCATCACCAAGCGCGACGCCTTCCTCGGCACGGCGCCGATCAACCTCACCGACCGCCTCCACCAGGTGCTCCGCTGGGCCACCGGCTCCGTCGAGATCTTCTTCTCCCGCAACAACGCCTTCCTCGCCTCCCGCAAGCTCATGTTCCTGCAGCGCGTCTCCTACCTCAACGTCGGCATCTACCCCTTCACCTCCATATTTCTCCTCGTCTACTGCTTCATCCCGGCGCTCTCCCTCTTCTCTGGCTTCTTCATCGTCCAGAAGCTCGACGTCGCCTTCCTCTGCTACCTCCTCACCATGACCATCACCCTCGTCGCCCTCGGCATCCTCGAGGTCAAGTGGTCCGGCATCGAGCTCGAGGATTGGTGGCGCAACGAGCAGTTCTGGCTCATCTCAG GGACGAGCGCGCACCTGTATGCGGTGGTGCAGGGGCTGCTGAAGGTGATGGCCGGGATCGAGATCTCCTTCACGCtgacggcgaaggcggcggcggacgacaaCGAGGACATCTACGCCGACCTCTACATCGTCAAGTGGTCGTCGCTGCTCATCCCGCCCATCACCATCGGCATGGTCAacatcatcgccatcgccttcgccttcgcgCGCACCATCTACAGCGACAACCCGCGGTGGGGGAAGTtcatcggcggcggcttctTCAGCTTCTGGGTGCTCGCCCACCTCTACCCCTTCGCCAAGGGCCTCATGGGCCGCCGCGGCAAGACGCCCACCATCGTCTTCGTCTGGTCGGGCCTCCTCTCCATCaccgtctccctcctctggGTCGCCATCAGCCCGCCGGACGCCAacgccaccggcggcgcccgcggcggcggattcCAGTTCCCTTGA